In a genomic window of Coprococcus eutactus:
- a CDS encoding DUF4097 family beta strand repeat-containing protein: MRAAKWLMRAIIALAVCAILGITVTSAVLGYKAGREIKEEKKAGAKSSYEEKTVNIKDLFDNVSIQAAKDMAVDLQSSADGKCHVHYYDSDEVIHSIYVEDNTLVITCEDDRTFGSDIGFGEDPYVTIEIPARQYDKIELVSESGQISASQSIRCNTLDVTEKSGSMYLVNITADTVQLASESGDVSLATINVRNLYYEGKSGNLSVVNVVADNIRFSVGDGKFEGYNLLANSTSAYKSKKGDILVEGCDSPTFVFDSVKGDIHATFLSPKQITIDSRSGDIDIPEIVEKYNGCCVVTTDSGDVTIKYVEG; the protein is encoded by the coding sequence TTGAGAGCAGCCAAATGGTTAATGCGGGCGATAATAGCGCTTGCTGTATGTGCGATCCTTGGAATAACTGTCACATCGGCGGTTCTGGGCTACAAGGCGGGCAGAGAGATAAAAGAAGAGAAGAAGGCTGGTGCCAAGAGTTCATATGAGGAAAAGACTGTGAACATCAAAGATCTGTTTGACAATGTTAGTATACAGGCAGCGAAGGATATGGCTGTGGATCTTCAGTCCTCAGCGGATGGCAAGTGCCATGTGCATTATTATGATTCAGATGAGGTGATCCATTCGATCTATGTGGAGGATAATACGCTTGTGATTACATGTGAGGATGACAGAACCTTTGGCTCAGATATTGGATTTGGTGAGGATCCCTATGTAACTATTGAGATCCCTGCAAGACAGTACGATAAAATAGAACTGGTGTCAGAGTCAGGACAGATATCAGCGAGTCAGTCGATAAGGTGCAATACGCTTGATGTCACGGAAAAGAGCGGCAGCATGTATCTTGTAAATATCACTGCGGACACTGTTCAGCTTGCGAGCGAATCGGGCGATGTGAGCTTGGCTACGATCAATGTGAGAAATCTGTATTATGAAGGGAAGAGCGGTAATTTGTCGGTTGTCAACGTTGTGGCAGACAACATCAGGTTCAGCGTTGGTGATGGAAAGTTTGAAGGCTACAATCTGCTTGCAAACAGCACATCGGCCTACAAATCAAAGAAAGGTGACATACTTGTGGAGGGCTGTGACAGCCCGACATTTGTGTTTGATTCAGTCAAGGGTGATATACATGCAACGTTTTTATCACCAAAGCAGATAACTATAGACAGTCGGAGTGGAGATATAGACATTCCGGAAATTGTGGAGAAATATAATGGATGCTGTGTGGTTACAACTGATTCCGGAGATGTTACGATAAAATATGTAGAGGGATAG
- a CDS encoding methylglyoxal synthase, which yields MSADYITMTIPKRKRIALIAHDAKKEELIKWCEDNRDILSQHELCGTGTTARMITDRTNLQVKGYNSGPLGGDQQIGAKIVEGRIDFVVFFSDPLTAAPHDPDVKALLRIAQVYDIPMANNKATADFMIQSKLMDETYDHQVINFQKNIDNRANALGK from the coding sequence ATGAGTGCAGATTACATCACAATGACCATACCAAAGCGGAAGAGGATAGCTCTTATCGCCCATGATGCGAAGAAGGAAGAGCTCATCAAGTGGTGCGAGGACAATAGGGACATATTGAGCCAGCATGAGCTGTGCGGAACGGGAACAACGGCCCGCATGATAACAGATAGAACCAATCTTCAGGTGAAGGGTTACAACAGCGGTCCGCTTGGAGGAGACCAGCAGATTGGTGCGAAGATTGTCGAGGGAAGGATAGATTTTGTAGTTTTCTTCTCTGATCCCCTCACGGCAGCTCCACACGATCCGGATGTGAAGGCTCTGCTCCGTATCGCTCAGGTATATGACATACCGATGGCGAACAACAAAGCCACAGCGGACTTTATGATTCAGTCGAAGCTGATGGATGAGACGTATGATCATCAGGTTATAAATTTCCAGAAGAATATCGACAACAGGGCGAATGCGCTGGGAAAATAA
- a CDS encoding DUF1846 domain-containing protein, with translation MRKIGFDNDKYLSMQSEHIRERIGQFGDKLYLEFGGKLFDDYHASRVLPGFAPDSKLQMLLQLADQAEMIISINAADIERNKIRHDLGITYDQDVIRLIGVYKEKGLYVSSVVITRYAGQSSADVFQKKLEAIGIKVYHHYSIDGYPNNIEKIVSDEGYGKNDYVETTRPLVIVTAPGPGSGKMATCLSQLYHENKRGVKAGYAKFETFPIWNIPLKHPVNLAYEAATADLNDVNMIDPFHLEAYGETTVNYNRDIEIYPVLAAMFEGIYGHCPYKSPTDMGVNMAGNCIVDDEACQEASKQEIIRRYYQSLNRFVRDEATKDEVYKQELIMKQAKITVDDRAVVPVANKLAEETGSAAAALELPDGTIVTGSTSDLLGPSSAVLLNAIKILGGIDKKTHLISRTFIEPIQKLKTQYLGSRNPRLHTDEVLIALSMCAVSDPNAKLALQQLPKLSGCQLHTSAILSAVDMNTFKKLGIELTNEAVYEGRM, from the coding sequence ATGAGAAAAATTGGCTTTGACAATGACAAATATCTGTCCATGCAGTCTGAGCATATCAGAGAGAGAATCGGACAGTTCGGGGACAAGCTGTATCTGGAATTTGGTGGAAAGCTGTTCGATGACTACCACGCATCCAGGGTCCTTCCGGGATTCGCACCGGACAGTAAGCTGCAGATGCTTCTCCAGCTTGCAGATCAGGCTGAGATGATCATTTCCATCAATGCTGCCGACATAGAGCGCAACAAGATCAGACACGACCTCGGCATCACTTACGATCAGGATGTTATCAGACTGATCGGCGTATACAAAGAAAAGGGATTATACGTCAGCAGCGTAGTCATCACAAGATACGCCGGCCAGTCTTCCGCAGATGTATTCCAGAAGAAGCTTGAAGCAATAGGAATCAAGGTTTACCACCACTATTCAATCGATGGATACCCAAACAACATAGAGAAGATAGTCAGTGACGAAGGCTACGGAAAGAACGATTATGTTGAGACCACAAGACCTCTCGTCATCGTTACAGCACCGGGACCTGGAAGTGGCAAGATGGCTACATGTCTCTCCCAGCTCTACCACGAAAACAAACGTGGTGTGAAGGCGGGCTATGCGAAATTTGAGACATTCCCAATCTGGAATATACCTCTCAAGCACCCTGTCAACCTTGCTTACGAGGCAGCAACAGCCGACCTCAACGACGTGAACATGATCGATCCGTTCCATCTGGAGGCATACGGCGAGACTACCGTCAACTACAACCGTGATATAGAGATCTATCCTGTTCTTGCGGCTATGTTCGAGGGAATCTACGGACACTGCCCATACAAGTCCCCTACAGATATGGGCGTCAACATGGCGGGAAACTGCATCGTTGACGACGAGGCATGTCAAGAGGCTTCAAAGCAGGAGATCATCAGAAGATATTATCAGTCACTGAACAGATTTGTCAGAGACGAGGCAACAAAGGATGAGGTCTACAAGCAGGAACTCATCATGAAGCAGGCAAAAATAACTGTGGATGACCGCGCTGTTGTCCCTGTAGCCAACAAACTTGCCGAGGAGACCGGTTCTGCCGCTGCAGCGCTTGAACTGCCAGACGGAACCATAGTTACAGGTTCTACCTCGGACCTTCTCGGACCTTCATCAGCTGTCCTCCTGAATGCCATCAAGATCCTTGGCGGCATAGACAAGAAGACACACCTGATCTCAAGGACATTTATCGAGCCTATACAGAAGCTCAAGACCCAGTACCTTGGAAGCAGGAATCCAAGACTCCATACCGACGAGGTTCTCATAGCCCTTTCAATGTGTGCAGTATCAGATCCGAATGCAAAGCTTGCACTGCAGCAGCTGCCAAAGCTTTCAGGATGCCAGCTTCACACATCTGCCATACTGTCAGCGGTTGATATGAACACATTCAAGAAGCTTGGAATCGAGCTCACAAACGAAGCTGTGTATGAGGGAAGAATGTAG
- a CDS encoding YoaK family protein: MQRKNRELRQTSETFLLSAILALSGGFQDAYTYNARDEVFSNAQTGNVVLMSQHLMMGDLRIALRYLFPIIAFALGVLVAERISHRYKNASRIHWRQIVVLVEIVILFAVGFIPERFNLLATMLVSFACSMQVQTFRKVNGYGYASTMCIGNLRSGTESLSVYLRDKEPGALRKAMHYYGIIIIFAIGAGAGGVCTLHLGLRSIWISSVLLIVAHLMMYKEKR; the protein is encoded by the coding sequence ATGCAGAGAAAGAACCGTGAACTCAGACAGACGTCGGAGACATTCCTTTTAAGTGCTATACTTGCGCTTTCCGGCGGATTTCAGGATGCGTATACATACAATGCCAGAGATGAAGTATTCTCAAATGCCCAGACCGGAAATGTGGTTCTTATGAGCCAGCATCTTATGATGGGAGATCTGAGGATTGCACTGAGATACCTTTTTCCAATAATAGCATTTGCGCTTGGAGTTCTGGTGGCGGAGCGGATAAGCCACAGATACAAGAATGCATCCCGTATCCATTGGAGGCAGATAGTTGTTCTGGTGGAGATCGTGATATTGTTTGCGGTTGGGTTCATACCGGAGAGATTCAATCTGCTTGCCACTATGCTTGTGTCATTTGCCTGCTCCATGCAGGTTCAGACCTTCAGAAAGGTAAATGGCTACGGATATGCCAGCACGATGTGCATAGGAAATCTCCGAAGCGGAACGGAAAGTTTATCGGTATATCTCAGAGATAAAGAGCCGGGGGCGCTCAGAAAGGCTATGCACTACTATGGAATAATTATCATATTCGCAATCGGTGCCGGGGCAGGTGGCGTGTGTACACTCCACCTTGGACTCAGGTCGATATGGATATCAAGTGTACTGCTTATTGTGGCGCATCTTATGATGTATAAGGAGAAGAGGTAA
- a CDS encoding fibronectin type III domain-containing protein, whose amino-acid sequence MRKTSTRMLALALSAVMAIGSFTGFGGEVKAYAAEDAQAVVAADVATPGDASPTDPQIDASNFSVSLSTSSYVYDGAAKKPTVKIIGTVKGKRVTLKNGTDYACTYANNTYPGTATVKITYKDKYKGTNKANFKISKAKISKIVSTQTANSITLKWSEVKGTKKYEVYMYKNGKWNVVCNSTTRKATVGKLSANTKYKFYVKAYGTNAGKTVLTAQSSAYFEYTRPAKVTGISLGDTQKNNKNIIVSNYESAVRLNWKYDEGVTGYKIYVYNATTRKWTKFKNARQYIPSNSKKSKGRIFYYLSGLTPATVYTFKIVAYTENFDYQTSKTKIYVGEASDIIKTATIPKVKYGFDECYELKQKGTSYDVYSRYYNIEFGKVPKNSGYYIRLYRNRKYSSGKSKLYKTIKVTKNKYKLQLPNDSQNYYYYFDVASFSKCNGKTFVGVTMRTKIQTKIGKLAGKVDTYTYSILRNKKGKIVGSSIQGEVRKGKKAKYISKQYNANMKYLGKSVTINDKYNTCYFYNSKDKLINYKRYILASDGKIIGTVLYSPRGKVIRKDLWPAY is encoded by the coding sequence ATGAGAAAAACATCTACAAGAATGCTGGCACTTGCGTTGTCAGCAGTTATGGCAATTGGCAGTTTCACCGGATTTGGCGGTGAGGTAAAGGCGTATGCGGCAGAGGATGCCCAGGCGGTGGTTGCTGCAGATGTGGCAACACCGGGGGACGCATCACCGACAGATCCTCAGATAGACGCCAGCAATTTTAGCGTCAGTCTGAGTACATCGTCGTATGTGTATGATGGCGCAGCAAAAAAGCCGACAGTGAAGATCATCGGAACTGTCAAAGGCAAGCGTGTTACTTTGAAGAACGGAACAGATTATGCATGTACGTATGCGAACAACACTTATCCGGGAACGGCAACAGTGAAGATTACGTACAAGGACAAGTACAAGGGAACAAATAAGGCGAACTTCAAGATCTCAAAAGCCAAGATCAGCAAGATAGTGTCGACACAGACTGCTAACAGTATCACTCTCAAGTGGAGCGAGGTTAAGGGCACAAAGAAGTATGAAGTGTATATGTATAAGAATGGTAAGTGGAATGTAGTATGTAACAGTACCACGAGAAAGGCAACAGTTGGAAAGTTAAGTGCAAATACAAAATATAAATTTTATGTTAAGGCATATGGCACAAATGCAGGTAAGACAGTTTTAACTGCGCAGTCTTCAGCATATTTTGAATATACGAGACCTGCTAAAGTTACAGGTATATCTTTAGGAGATACGCAAAAAAATAACAAAAATATAATTGTATCAAATTATGAAAGCGCGGTTAGGCTGAACTGGAAGTATGATGAGGGAGTTACTGGATATAAAATATATGTCTATAATGCAACAACACGTAAGTGGACAAAATTCAAAAATGCAAGACAGTATATCCCATCAAATTCAAAGAAGAGCAAGGGTAGAATATTTTATTATTTAAGCGGATTGACACCAGCGACTGTCTATACATTTAAAATTGTGGCTTATACTGAGAATTTTGACTATCAGACATCAAAAACAAAAATATATGTTGGGGAAGCATCTGATATTATAAAAACGGCTACAATACCTAAGGTTAAATACGGCTTTGATGAGTGCTATGAGCTTAAGCAAAAAGGCACAAGCTATGACGTTTATTCAAGATACTATAATATAGAATTTGGTAAGGTTCCTAAGAACTCAGGTTATTATATAAGATTATATAGAAATAGAAAATATAGTAGTGGAAAGTCCAAATTATACAAAACAATAAAGGTTACAAAAAATAAATATAAGCTGCAATTGCCTAATGACAGTCAGAATTATTATTACTATTTTGATGTGGCTTCATTTAGTAAATGTAATGGTAAGACTTTTGTTGGAGTAACCATGAGGACAAAAATACAGACAAAGATTGGTAAGCTTGCAGGAAAGGTTGACACGTACACCTATAGTATATTAAGAAATAAAAAAGGAAAGATCGTAGGGAGTTCAATACAAGGTGAAGTTAGAAAAGGGAAAAAAGCAAAGTACATTTCCAAGCAGTACAATGCAAATATGAAGTATCTAGGCAAGTCGGTTACCATAAATGATAAATATAATACATGTTATTTTTATAACTCAAAGGATAAGCTGATCAACTATAAGAGATATATACTGGCCAGTGATGGGAAGATAATCGGTACTGTTTTATATAGTCCGAGAGGAAAAGTTATTCGTAAGGATTTATGGCCAGCTTACTAA
- a CDS encoding dehydroquinate synthase/iron-containing alcohol dehydrogenase family protein, whose product MAKVSIVDPDCMKTMPKHVLAAVGFDALCHCMEAYTSKISQPFTDALALYAIDLIAHNLVDVYKGRGTQESWEKITLASTIGGMVINTAGVTLAHGMEHPASGLKDIVHGKGLAALTPVIIEASYKGDHFKFAKIARIFGGITADDLAPKIRTLLKNLDLDVKLSDLGIEEKDIPWMAENCMKVSAASIANNPVVFTQEEIAEIYKKAM is encoded by the coding sequence GTGGCAAAGGTATCCATCGTGGATCCGGACTGCATGAAGACTATGCCAAAGCACGTGTTAGCAGCGGTTGGATTCGATGCACTGTGCCACTGCATGGAGGCATACACATCAAAGATCTCGCAGCCATTTACAGATGCGCTTGCACTGTATGCGATTGATCTTATCGCCCACAATCTTGTGGATGTATATAAGGGTAGAGGAACCCAGGAGAGCTGGGAGAAGATAACACTGGCCAGCACCATAGGTGGTATGGTCATCAACACAGCCGGAGTTACACTGGCTCACGGAATGGAGCATCCGGCCAGCGGACTTAAGGATATAGTTCACGGCAAGGGACTTGCAGCTCTGACACCTGTTATCATCGAGGCATCCTACAAGGGAGATCACTTCAAGTTTGCGAAAATCGCCAGAATATTTGGTGGTATCACGGCGGATGATCTGGCACCGAAGATCCGAACTCTTCTGAAGAATCTTGATCTGGATGTCAAGCTTTCAGACCTCGGAATCGAGGAGAAGGATATTCCTTGGATGGCTGAGAACTGCATGAAGGTATCAGCAGCCAGCATAGCAAATAACCCTGTGGTATTTACACAGGAGGAGATCGCTGAGATATACAAGAAGGCGATGTAG
- a CDS encoding helix-turn-helix domain-containing protein, with protein MTDEIVRLCHRYSFPLFTMPWDTRIFDITHDYYNRIFEDSRDDGNMTAAFQNILMGNSLTDEQADTLRGSGFNNGCYNVLSIDAEATDEFMYVLQKVCNNTDLVFHAFVYDGSPIVILRCPSSGSIADKCNDIAEALVARFPDRSIHMGSGSTVLSLTELSLSYRRAISAREFAADNIYCDYNSLGFLRILLEVNDAQLIHSFIAEQLGGVIEYDKTHHSALTDTLYEYLKCSGSVQHISEKMFCHRNTINYRLRIIKEELEYDLSDAEVRFQLMAAYKLREMRKV; from the coding sequence ATGACCGATGAAATCGTCAGACTGTGCCACCGCTATTCATTTCCTCTTTTTACCATGCCATGGGATACAAGGATATTTGATATAACCCACGACTACTACAACAGGATATTTGAAGACTCCAGGGATGATGGCAACATGACCGCAGCATTCCAGAATATCCTCATGGGGAATTCCCTGACCGACGAGCAGGCTGACACACTAAGAGGCTCCGGATTCAACAATGGCTGCTACAACGTTCTGTCCATCGATGCAGAAGCAACGGACGAGTTCATGTATGTTCTGCAGAAGGTCTGCAACAATACAGATCTTGTCTTTCATGCATTTGTATATGATGGCAGTCCGATAGTCATCCTGAGGTGCCCTTCCTCCGGATCCATCGCAGACAAATGCAATGACATCGCAGAGGCTCTGGTGGCAAGATTCCCGGACCGCAGCATACATATGGGTTCCGGAAGCACGGTTTTGTCCCTTACAGAACTCTCCTTGAGTTACCGCCGTGCAATTTCCGCAAGGGAATTTGCTGCAGACAACATATACTGTGATTACAACAGTCTTGGATTCCTGCGTATTCTTCTGGAAGTTAATGATGCCCAGCTCATACACTCATTTATCGCAGAGCAGCTCGGTGGGGTCATAGAGTACGACAAAACCCATCACTCAGCTCTGACGGACACTCTGTACGAATATCTTAAGTGCAGCGGCAGTGTTCAGCACATCTCTGAGAAAATGTTCTGCCACAGGAATACAATAAATTACAGGCTCCGGATAATAAAAGAAGAGCTGGAATATGATCTCTCCGATGCGGAGGTCAGATTCCAGCTCATGGCTGCATATAAGCTCAGAGAGATGCGAAAAGTATAA
- a CDS encoding LrgB family protein — protein sequence MSDLFESSIFAGVTISLLAYMFGSVLKKKLKIAILNPLLVSIIVTIVVLVVADVDYDVYNEGAKYLSWFLTPATVCLAIPLYEQWELLKHNYKAVLGGIVAGVITSLTTVLVLCKVMGLSHKDYVTLLPKSITTAIGMGVSEELGGYVTITVAVIVVTGVIGNIIGEIVFKIFRIKEPISKGLALGSSAHAIGTAKAMEIGEVEGAMSSLSIAVTGILTVILASVYAHFM from the coding sequence ATGAGTGATCTGTTTGAATCGTCCATATTTGCAGGGGTGACTATAAGCCTTCTGGCATATATGTTTGGAAGTGTACTTAAAAAGAAACTTAAGATAGCTATACTTAACCCACTGCTGGTGTCCATCATAGTGACTATAGTGGTGCTGGTTGTGGCTGATGTGGATTACGATGTGTACAATGAAGGCGCAAAGTATCTGAGCTGGTTCCTCACACCGGCTACAGTGTGTCTTGCGATCCCACTCTATGAGCAGTGGGAGCTTTTAAAGCACAATTATAAGGCTGTGCTCGGCGGTATAGTTGCCGGAGTAATAACGAGTCTGACTACAGTCCTTGTGTTGTGCAAGGTCATGGGGCTTTCCCATAAAGATTATGTGACACTTCTTCCGAAGTCCATAACCACAGCTATCGGAATGGGTGTTTCGGAAGAGCTTGGCGGATATGTGACCATCACGGTTGCAGTCATAGTTGTGACTGGAGTGATCGGCAATATAATCGGAGAGATCGTGTTCAAGATATTCCGTATCAAAGAACCTATATCAAAGGGACTTGCCCTGGGATCATCAGCCCATGCCATCGGAACTGCCAAGGCTATGGAGATCGGCGAGGTTGAAGGAGCCATGAGTAGTCTGTCGATTGCAGTTACAGGAATACTCACGGTCATACTCGCGTCAGTGTATGCACATTTTATGTAA
- a CDS encoding CidA/LrgA family protein, which produces MKYLKQFLIILAISFIGEILKYIVPLPIPASIYGMVIMFICLQTKILKLDDVKSVGKFLIEIMPVMFIPAGVGLMSSWGTLKPVLVPVSVITVVVIITVMLASGWVSQLIIRRDRKKETENE; this is translated from the coding sequence ATGAAATATTTGAAGCAGTTTCTTATAATCCTTGCCATCTCATTTATCGGAGAGATACTTAAGTATATAGTTCCACTACCGATTCCGGCGAGTATATATGGTATGGTGATCATGTTCATCTGCCTGCAGACGAAGATTCTCAAGCTGGATGATGTGAAGAGTGTGGGCAAGTTTCTCATAGAGATCATGCCGGTTATGTTCATACCAGCCGGTGTGGGCCTTATGTCGTCGTGGGGAACGCTTAAGCCTGTGCTTGTGCCAGTCAGCGTCATAACGGTGGTCGTTATCATAACGGTCATGCTTGCTTCAGGCTGGGTATCACAGCTTATAATAAGGAGAGACAGGAAGAAGGAGACTGAAAATGAGTGA
- a CDS encoding cation-translocating P-type ATPase translates to MTEKNFWNCSGDELLKEFKTDSRGLSTERAEEIRNEKGENVLQEGKRKSTLQVFLSQFCDLLVIILIIAAVISMFSDNIESTIVILAVLVMNAVLGTVQHVKAERSLDSLKQLSSPNAKVMRDGVKQELPSREIVPGDIVLLEAGDMIVADGRILRNFSLQVNESSLTGESTNVEKNDAIIEGSVPLADRTNMVYSGSLVTYGRAEVLVTGTGMDTELGKIAGLMNAAKERKTPLQESLDKFSARLAAFIMIVCALVFVLCIYRKMAVLDSMMFAVALAVAAIPEALGSIVTIVQAFGTQKMAKENAIIKNLKAVESLGCVSVICSDKTGTLTQNKMTVQEIYLDGKLYKPEELDSHNQLHRYLLYDAVLTNDSSIVDGKGIGDPTEYALLEMFRQVHMMPGMETEGTGISVPAETVKWSLKEDVLRDCMDRMEEVPFDSDRKLMSTKYLLHGVPTILTKGAVDVLLDRCVSVRYSDGVKPMTDEEKAKIKAQNKAFSENGLRVLSFAYKESDEVLGVDTEYGFTFLGLVSMVDPPRPESMAAVADARRAGIKPVMITGDHKITAVAIAKQIGIYEDGDMALTGEELDALSDEELARDITKISVYARVSPENKIRIVDAWQKNGNIVAMTGDGVNDAPALKKADIGVAMGITGTEVSKDAAAMILSDDNFATIIKAVSNGRNVYRNIKNAILFLLSGNTAGILAVLYTSIAALPVPFAPVHLLFINLLTDSLPALAIGMEPADPSLLSEKPRDPKKGILTSDFMAKMLSEGLLIAVATMTAFHLGLPVSSAKATTMAFATLTLARLFHGFNCRSEESMFKLGFRSNKYSVYAFLAGVAFLAAVLFIPGLHSLFSVVSLGAADVLKIAGLAFAPTAIIQIIKAIQDKRR, encoded by the coding sequence ATGACAGAGAAAAATTTTTGGAATTGTTCCGGTGATGAATTACTAAAAGAATTCAAGACAGACAGCCGCGGACTGTCGACGGAGCGGGCAGAGGAGATCCGCAATGAGAAGGGAGAAAATGTTCTCCAGGAAGGCAAGAGAAAGAGCACATTACAGGTGTTCCTCAGTCAGTTTTGTGACCTGCTGGTGATCATATTGATCATAGCAGCAGTCATTTCTATGTTTTCTGACAATATCGAGAGTACCATAGTAATCTTGGCGGTACTCGTCATGAACGCTGTGCTGGGAACAGTGCAGCATGTGAAAGCTGAGCGTTCGCTTGACAGTCTGAAACAGCTTTCATCCCCAAATGCAAAGGTTATGAGAGATGGTGTGAAGCAGGAGCTTCCGTCCCGCGAGATAGTTCCGGGTGATATCGTACTGCTTGAGGCGGGCGATATGATAGTTGCCGATGGAAGGATACTCAGGAACTTCTCACTCCAGGTAAATGAGAGCTCACTTACCGGAGAATCTACAAATGTGGAAAAGAATGATGCAATAATAGAAGGTTCCGTGCCACTTGCAGACAGGACAAATATGGTGTATTCAGGAAGTCTTGTTACATATGGACGAGCAGAGGTGCTTGTGACTGGAACAGGAATGGATACGGAGCTAGGTAAGATAGCAGGACTGATGAACGCTGCAAAGGAGAGAAAGACTCCGCTTCAGGAGAGCCTTGACAAGTTCAGTGCAAGACTTGCGGCATTTATCATGATTGTGTGCGCGCTGGTATTTGTCCTCTGCATCTACAGGAAGATGGCGGTGCTTGATTCTATGATGTTCGCAGTTGCCCTTGCGGTTGCAGCTATACCTGAGGCTCTAGGTTCGATAGTTACCATCGTGCAGGCATTTGGCACCCAGAAGATGGCGAAGGAGAATGCGATCATCAAGAACCTCAAGGCGGTTGAAAGCCTTGGATGCGTGTCAGTCATCTGCTCAGACAAGACCGGAACACTTACACAGAACAAGATGACCGTGCAGGAGATATATCTGGATGGAAAACTTTACAAGCCGGAGGAGCTTGATTCCCATAACCAGCTCCACAGGTATCTGCTATATGATGCGGTTCTCACCAATGATTCCAGCATAGTGGATGGTAAAGGAATAGGAGATCCGACGGAATATGCATTGCTTGAGATGTTCCGTCAGGTCCACATGATGCCAGGCATGGAGACGGAGGGTACAGGTATCTCTGTTCCTGCGGAGACTGTAAAATGGAGTCTGAAGGAGGATGTACTCAGGGACTGCATGGACAGAATGGAGGAGGTTCCGTTCGACTCGGACAGAAAGCTTATGAGTACAAAGTATCTGCTTCATGGGGTTCCGACCATACTCACCAAGGGTGCTGTGGATGTGCTGCTTGACAGATGCGTGAGCGTGAGATACAGCGATGGCGTAAAGCCTATGACAGATGAAGAAAAAGCGAAGATCAAGGCTCAGAACAAGGCATTCTCAGAAAATGGCCTCCGTGTACTGTCATTTGCATATAAGGAAAGTGATGAGGTACTGGGAGTTGATACTGAGTATGGATTTACATTCCTTGGACTTGTGTCCATGGTGGATCCGCCACGCCCGGAGTCTATGGCAGCGGTTGCCGATGCAAGGCGTGCGGGTATAAAGCCGGTCATGATAACTGGAGACCACAAGATCACAGCGGTTGCCATAGCGAAGCAGATCGGAATATACGAGGATGGGGACATGGCACTCACGGGAGAGGAGCTTGACGCTCTGTCTGATGAGGAGCTTGCGCGTGACATAACAAAGATATCTGTATATGCCAGGGTGTCACCGGAGAATAAGATAAGGATAGTTGATGCATGGCAGAAGAACGGCAATATAGTAGCCATGACAGGTGATGGTGTCAATGATGCCCCTGCACTCAAGAAAGCAGACATAGGTGTTGCCATGGGAATAACCGGCACGGAGGTGTCCAAGGACGCGGCGGCCATGATCCTCTCAGATGACAACTTTGCAACCATCATCAAGGCTGTGTCAAATGGACGAAATGTATACAGGAACATAAAGAATGCGATACTGTTCCTGCTGTCAGGAAACACAGCTGGAATACTGGCGGTGCTCTACACCTCGATAGCGGCCCTGCCTGTTCCGTTTGCACCTGTACATCTGTTGTTCATCAACCTGCTCACAGATTCTCTTCCTGCGCTCGCGATAGGAATGGAGCCGGCTGACCCATCGCTGCTCTCAGAAAAACCGAGGGATCCTAAGAAGGGAATCCTGACATCTGACTTTATGGCAAAGATGCTCTCGGAAGGCCTTCTCATCGCTGTAGCGACCATGACAGCATTCCATCTTGGACTGCCGGTGAGCTCGGCAAAAGCCACTACCATGGCATTTGCAACACTGACACTCGCCAGACTGTTCCATGGTTTTAACTGCAGAAGTGAGGAGTCGATGTTTAAGCTTGGATTTAGATCAAATAAATACAGCGTATATGCATTTTTAGCCGGAGTGGCATTTCTGGCTGCGGTCCTGTTCATACCGGGACTTCACAGTCTGTTCAGCGTGGTAAGTCTTGGAGCGGCTGATGTGCTGAAGATAGCGGGACTTGCATTTGCACCGACTGCGATAATACAGATCATTAAGGCCATACAGGACAAGAGGAGATAG